One Serratia liquefaciens genomic window, AAACCAATGGGTCTTTATGATAAATTTTCGCGGCTTACCAACGATCGTAAGCAATTCCAGGCCGATGGCCTGAACCCCTTTGGCACCTGCATCGACGAGGTTTACTCGGCAACCGAAGGGCGTATTGGCAATCAGAAAATTGTTCTGGCGGGGACCAATAACTACCTGGGCCTGACCTTCGATGCGCAGGCTATTGCCGAGGGTCAGGCGGCCTTGGCCGCACAGGGCACCGGCACAACGGGCTCACGCATGGCGAACGGCAGCTACGGTTCCCACTTGCAGTTAGAGCAAGAGCTGATGGCCTTCTTTGATCGCCCTACCGCCATCGTCTTTTCCACCGGCTATACCGCGAACCTGGCGGTCATCAGTACTCTGGCAACCCCCGGCTCGGTCGTGCTGATCGACGCGGACAGCCACGCGAGTATTTATGATGCCTGCGCCCTGGGCGGCGCTGAAATCATTCGCTTCCGCCACAACGATGCCAAAGATCTGGAACGTCGCATGGTGCGCCTTGGCGAACGAGCCCGAGAGGCGATCATTATCGTCGAAGGCATTTACAGCATGCTGGGCGACGTGGCTCCGCTGGTTGAAATCGTCGACATCAAACGGCGGCTCGGCGGCTATTTGCTGGTAGACGAAGCTCATTCATTCGGCGTAATGGGTACTCACGGGCGGGGACTGGCTGAAGAGCTGGGCGTTGAGCAAGACGTTGATATTATTCTGGGCACGTTCAGTAAAAGCCTGGCCTCTATCGGCGGCTTTGCCGTGGGTGGCAAAGACATGGAAGTGCTGCGCTACAGCAGTCGCCCTTATATTTTTACCGCTTCGCCTTCGCCATCCAGTATCGCTTCGGTGCGCGCTTCTTTGAAAAAGATCGCGCAACATCCTGAGCTGCGGAAAAAACTCTGGAGCAACGCGCATCGGCTCTATCAGGGGCTGGCTAAGCTGGGCTACGAACTGGGGCCGCGCATCAGTCCGGTGGTGCCGGTGATGATTGGCTCAAAAGAAGAGGGTTTGCATTTTTGGCGCGACCTGATCGCCAAAGGTGTTTATGTCAATCTCGTGTTACCCCCGGCAGCGCCGGCCGGCATAACGCTCCTGCGATGCAGCGTTAACGCCGCGCACAGTGAAGAAGAGATTGATAAGATCATTGGCGCTTTTGCCGCGCTGAAAAAATAATGCCCTTCCCGCTGCCCATAAAACTCATGGGCAGTGTTCCAATCGATAACTCTCTTCACCTTGCCTGCCAGTGCCGAAAAGTTATCGGCACTGGAATCAAACTTTCTGACGGCAAGAACTGAAGTAATCAGTGGGTCGCTACCGATTCGCCTTCGACAACAAAGCTATATCCCTGCGCTTGCATAAATTCCGCGACGGCTTTTTCAGCGGCGGATAACACTTCATCCAGCGGTTTATTGGCATCGACATCCGCAATTTCCGCACCTTCAAAAGTGAGCAGTGGCGTAACGGCAATCTTTTTGGCTAATGCTTCTTTACGATGATCGGGTTTACGTGCGCAGGCAACGTCCAGATCCACATTCAGCTTGATCACCAGGTCCGGCTTATTATCCGCCATCCATTGAAAAGCTTTGCGTTCGCGCCCCGCCAACCATCTGACAAAATGGCTGCCCTGGGTATTTTCGGGAAAAACGGTGCCATCATAAGCGCCGGGGATTTGTACCTGCGGGAAACGATCGGTTAATACGATCAGGCCTTGCCGACGAAAAGCCAACATGCGACGAAAACGCAACAGCCGACGCAAAACGAAAGTGATAATGACCAGACCCGGCAACAACCCCACCCTGGACTTTTTGGATTTCACTTTTTTAGTATTGCGTTCGATGGCCTTGCCAACAGAATTGCCCATCAGCGGAAGTTGCGAAACCGCACGCCCGACATTTCCTGCCTGCTTACCCAGATGCACCTTCACTGCGGGACCGTATTTTTTCACATACTCAATGAGATATTCACAAACGGTAGACTTACCCGAGCCATCGCTGCCAATTACCGCAATAAGCGGCGGGAGTTTTGAATGCATAATAAGATTCTCTTCTAAGACACCTGTAAAAATGTACCATTTCGAAAACAAAAAGTCGCTTAATGACGTTATCAATGCCATGAGGAGTAAATATTGCCAACCCCAGACCAAAGCACACAAAAGATTAAGAAAACAATGAGGAAATCTGTTCCATTACCCGGTACCGCAACGCCTAATTAGCATTAAGAGCTATAAGAACAATCGCAGCCGTGGTTAGCACAAAAAAACAAGACGGATTTACCAAAACATAATCATCAATAATAAACAAATTTGATTACCACTGAGATAATACGCAATAAATATCTTGAACCCAAGGCTGGTTATAATACAATAGTTTCTTTGATTTGGACCAATTATTGTGAGTCAACAGACCATGCCCATTGCTAATCATCCCCCCGTACGCGTAATTGCAATAACGGGTTGTGATGGCTCGGGAAAATCAACTTTGGCTGCCAGTCTGGTCAATCATCTCTCATCGCAAGAACCGACGGAATTACTTTATCTCGGCCAGTCTTCAGGGCGTATTGGGGAATGGATCAGCAACTTGCCTATTATTGGCGCGCCCTTCGGTCGTTATTTACTGGCGAAGTCCGATCGCGTTCATGAACATCCTTCAACACCGCCGGGCAACCTGACCACGCTGGTGATCTTTTTGTTGTCATATTGGCGAGTTTATAAGTTTCGCCGAATGCTGGCGAAAAGCCGCAAAGGACAATTGCTGGTCACCGATCGTTATCCGCAAGCGGAAGTGGCGGGTTTTCGTTTCGACGGGCCGCAGCTGGCAAAAACGGATGGCGGAAATCGCTGGGTACGCTGGTTGAGAAAACATGAGCAAAGGCTGTATCAGTGGATGGCATCATATCCGCCTTTCTTATTGATTCGTCTCGATATTGATGAGGAAACCGCATTCTCGCGCAAGCCCGATCACAAGCTTTCTGCGCTGCGCGAAAAGATTGCCGTCATTCCGCATCTTACTTTTAACGGCGCAAACATTCTGGATTTAGATGGGCGAGAGCCGGCGAGTAAAATTCTCGATGAATCGCTGCGAGCCATTCGAACCTCCCTGGCGACACCCGAGGTTTAGTCTGCC contains:
- the spt gene encoding serine palmitoyltransferase, whose amino-acid sequence is MGLYDKFSRLTNDRKQFQADGLNPFGTCIDEVYSATEGRIGNQKIVLAGTNNYLGLTFDAQAIAEGQAALAAQGTGTTGSRMANGSYGSHLQLEQELMAFFDRPTAIVFSTGYTANLAVISTLATPGSVVLIDADSHASIYDACALGGAEIIRFRHNDAKDLERRMVRLGERAREAIIIVEGIYSMLGDVAPLVEIVDIKRRLGGYLLVDEAHSFGVMGTHGRGLAEELGVEQDVDIILGTFSKSLASIGGFAVGGKDMEVLRYSSRPYIFTASPSPSSIASVRASLKKIAQHPELRKKLWSNAHRLYQGLAKLGYELGPRISPVVPVMIGSKEEGLHFWRDLIAKGVYVNLVLPPAAPAGITLLRCSVNAAHSEEEIDKIIGAFAALKK
- a CDS encoding ATP-binding protein, with translation MHSKLPPLIAVIGSDGSGKSTVCEYLIEYVKKYGPAVKVHLGKQAGNVGRAVSQLPLMGNSVGKAIERNTKKVKSKKSRVGLLPGLVIITFVLRRLLRFRRMLAFRRQGLIVLTDRFPQVQIPGAYDGTVFPENTQGSHFVRWLAGRERKAFQWMADNKPDLVIKLNVDLDVACARKPDHRKEALAKKIAVTPLLTFEGAEIADVDANKPLDEVLSAAEKAVAEFMQAQGYSFVVEGESVATH